From a single Klebsiella africana genomic region:
- a CDS encoding NB-ARC domain protein yields the protein MKFNNNQNEKCLNKVLSFFSEKDTNLIVFIIGPSGSGKTLLAKRALIDGLFISPDESIANEEFIQSLSNRDIIIDDVVLFDVRNVLKYVLHSLVSGRKVILTGRPEDESLYQKLLLNLPKEISPLFIKLAGENSLYL from the coding sequence TTGAAATTCAATAACAATCAAAATGAAAAATGTCTCAATAAGGTGTTGAGTTTCTTTTCAGAAAAAGATACTAACCTTATTGTCTTTATAATAGGGCCTTCCGGGTCAGGAAAAACCCTTCTGGCGAAGCGTGCATTAATTGATGGTTTATTTATTTCACCAGATGAGTCGATTGCAAACGAGGAATTTATTCAGAGTTTATCAAATAGAGACATCATCATTGATGATGTTGTTCTTTTTGATGTGCGAAATGTGTTGAAATACGTTCTTCATTCACTTGTCTCGGGAAGGAAAGTGATTTTGACCGGGCGTCCGGAAGATGAGTCTTTGTATCAGAAGCTTCTGTTAAATTTGCCTAAGGAAATTTCACCATTATTTATTAAGCTGGCGGGTGAAAATTCCTTGTATCTGTGA
- a CDS encoding type I-E CRISPR-associated protein Cas6/Cse3/CasE gives MIYYDNAFRLRIRHTSVYQIHQHLDFFMQERKGEKLPYSFKIFPGTGDDSLLLVRTATALELPGEKKRELILSEGHEIKFITSMAIFHKGTKSEGRGRRQFAPSEEASYQLALTKLAKAGFKPGQIDVSGPKFVHIDKGNAGRGFTLPVFTVQGTAIISNQQEAEVGIVYGVGPKRVFGCGFMHLAGQ, from the coding sequence ATGATTTACTACGATAATGCGTTTCGGTTGCGTATCCGTCACACAAGTGTTTACCAGATCCACCAGCACCTGGATTTTTTCATGCAGGAACGCAAGGGAGAGAAGCTGCCGTACTCTTTTAAAATTTTTCCCGGTACCGGGGATGATTCGTTACTCCTGGTCCGCACAGCCACAGCTCTGGAGTTGCCAGGGGAGAAAAAAAGAGAGCTTATTCTCTCTGAGGGCCATGAAATCAAGTTCATTACGTCAATGGCCATCTTTCATAAAGGAACAAAGTCAGAAGGCCGTGGCCGACGCCAGTTTGCTCCATCTGAAGAGGCTAGTTATCAGTTGGCCCTCACCAAATTAGCTAAGGCTGGTTTTAAACCCGGTCAAATCGACGTCAGTGGCCCGAAATTCGTCCATATCGACAAAGGAAATGCTGGACGCGGTTTTACGCTTCCCGTATTCACGGTACAGGGTACCGCCATAATCAGCAATCAACAGGAAGCTGAAGTGGGAATCGTTTATGGCGTAGGCCCTAAACGCGTATTTGGTTGCGGTTTCATGCATCTGGCGGGGCAGTAG
- a CDS encoding ATP-dependent DNA helicase has product MNTSAVFESAGLSLRKVQQDYIEAAAGALTQDHKVALISAETGVGKTLGYLVPALLILLKNPEAKFVIATNSHALMHQIFRSDRPLLEQIAEQCGIKVTFSRLMGKANYVSLEKVRGLLLMDEFTDLDTVKVLEKLANWSKPLVEFEEEYGELPAQITPEMVTYSIWDDIQDIDDIRLNALSANFIVTTHAMVMVDCMCNHRILGDKENMYLIIDEADIFVDMLEVWKQRRFNLRELTSAFNEHIPRNGVHVIDQLMNDVTSIAGDLHFCSTPAAVALFDNSFNALSKVGRKIKNEAARKAFFDCIYSWEMLGLSGGQKGVGVSNKRREPALIAVNPFIGMNVGRYCTQWRSALLTSATLSITSTPETGMEWLCKALGLTSDTISIRKIFSPDVYGSMKLTIAGADFPKVFDDPKEQIFSDQWLKAVVEQLSCIHGPALVLTASHYETRMIANQLGEVSQPVYIQKAGQALSEIIKQYQEKPGILISAGASVGVSPRGENGEQIFQDLIITRIPFLPPDRMKAESLYGYLKERGYSRTFEAVNRNIYLENLRKVIRKAKQSVGRGIRSENDTVRIIILDPRFPEPTDLSSKHRSLEHIIPVRFRREYRSCEILSPAYCEEDIQC; this is encoded by the coding sequence ATGAATACATCAGCGGTATTTGAGTCTGCCGGATTGTCGTTACGTAAGGTCCAACAGGATTATATCGAGGCTGCAGCTGGTGCACTGACTCAGGATCATAAAGTTGCACTGATTAGTGCTGAAACAGGTGTAGGAAAAACGCTGGGCTATCTGGTACCGGCGCTTCTGATTCTGCTGAAAAACCCTGAGGCAAAATTTGTGATAGCCACGAATTCTCATGCCCTGATGCACCAGATATTCAGAAGCGATCGTCCTCTCCTTGAACAGATAGCTGAACAATGCGGCATAAAAGTTACTTTTTCCCGGCTTATGGGGAAAGCAAATTACGTATCCCTGGAGAAAGTACGTGGACTGTTACTCATGGACGAATTTACCGATCTGGATACGGTTAAGGTCCTTGAAAAACTCGCTAACTGGTCAAAACCTCTGGTTGAGTTTGAAGAAGAGTATGGTGAACTGCCAGCGCAGATCACGCCAGAGATGGTCACCTACTCCATCTGGGATGATATACAGGATATTGATGATATTCGCCTGAATGCTCTCAGTGCTAACTTTATTGTTACGACCCATGCGATGGTAATGGTCGACTGTATGTGTAATCACCGCATCCTCGGTGACAAAGAAAATATGTACCTCATTATTGATGAGGCAGACATTTTTGTAGATATGCTTGAGGTCTGGAAACAGCGGCGCTTCAACCTCAGAGAGTTGACCAGTGCGTTCAATGAACATATTCCACGTAATGGCGTGCATGTCATCGACCAGTTAATGAACGACGTGACTTCGATAGCGGGCGATCTGCATTTTTGTAGTACGCCTGCAGCGGTTGCCTTGTTTGACAATAGCTTTAACGCCTTATCAAAGGTAGGGCGGAAAATAAAAAATGAAGCGGCCCGGAAAGCTTTCTTTGACTGTATCTACAGCTGGGAGATGCTCGGATTGTCCGGGGGGCAAAAGGGTGTAGGCGTTTCCAATAAACGTCGTGAACCAGCCCTGATCGCTGTAAACCCGTTTATCGGGATGAATGTGGGCAGATACTGCACTCAGTGGCGTAGTGCGTTACTGACGTCGGCTACCCTCTCTATTACCAGTACCCCAGAGACCGGAATGGAGTGGTTATGTAAAGCTCTGGGGTTAACCAGCGATACGATTTCAATCAGGAAAATATTCTCCCCAGACGTCTATGGCTCAATGAAGCTGACCATCGCCGGTGCTGATTTTCCAAAGGTGTTCGATGACCCGAAAGAACAGATATTTTCAGATCAATGGTTAAAGGCAGTAGTTGAACAATTGTCCTGTATTCACGGGCCAGCTCTGGTATTAACTGCCAGCCATTATGAAACCCGGATGATTGCCAATCAGCTGGGTGAGGTCTCGCAACCAGTTTATATTCAGAAAGCAGGTCAGGCCCTGTCCGAAATTATTAAACAATATCAGGAGAAACCAGGGATTCTTATTTCTGCCGGTGCTTCTGTTGGTGTGAGCCCACGAGGCGAGAATGGGGAACAGATTTTCCAGGATTTAATCATCACCCGGATACCTTTCTTACCTCCGGACAGAATGAAGGCTGAAAGCCTTTATGGGTATCTGAAGGAGCGAGGCTATAGTCGTACCTTTGAGGCAGTTAACCGTAACATCTACCTGGAAAATTTGCGGAAAGTTATTCGCAAAGCAAAGCAGTCTGTTGGGCGGGGGATTCGTAGTGAAAATGATACTGTCAGGATAATTATCCTCGATCCGCGTTTCCCGGAACCGACTGACCTTTCGTCTAAACATCGGTCGCTTGAACACATTATTCCCGTTCGATTTCGTCGTGAATATCGTTCGTGTGAAATTTTATCTCCGGCGTATTGTGAAGAGGATATCCAGTGTTAA
- a CDS encoding CRISPR-associated protein Csf2: MRTLNFNGKISTLEPLTVTVKNAVSTSGHRLPRNGGFNAAPYFPGTSIRGTLRHAAHKVIVDRVGLKADGKSPFDLAEHFMLAQGVDINGEAETFAPGEINAGTELRSKNPLISLFGRWGLSGKVGIGNAIPDGDNQWGMFGGGARSIMFQRDESLMEFLETDQVDRLERLLEEQAEASVDISQIKTEQDALKKAMKSADKDTKAELQIKVRELDEKIQARKDQKQESRESIRRPIDPYEAFITGAELRHRMSIKNATDEEAGLFISALIRFAAEPRFGGHANHNCGLVEAHWTVTTWKPGELVPVTLGEIVITPNGVEITGDELFAMVKAFNENQSFDFTAR; the protein is encoded by the coding sequence ATGAGAACTTTAAACTTCAACGGTAAAATTTCGACTCTGGAACCACTGACTGTAACAGTAAAAAATGCGGTCTCAACTTCCGGCCATCGCTTGCCTCGTAACGGCGGATTCAATGCAGCCCCGTACTTTCCAGGCACCAGCATTCGGGGAACTCTTCGTCATGCTGCGCATAAGGTCATTGTAGATCGTGTGGGTCTAAAGGCAGATGGAAAATCACCTTTCGACCTGGCAGAACATTTCATGCTGGCCCAGGGGGTGGATATCAATGGTGAAGCTGAAACCTTCGCACCAGGTGAAATCAATGCTGGAACTGAGCTACGTAGCAAAAACCCGTTAATCAGCTTGTTTGGTCGTTGGGGATTAAGCGGCAAAGTTGGTATAGGGAATGCTATCCCGGATGGTGATAACCAGTGGGGAATGTTTGGTGGTGGTGCCCGCTCAATTATGTTTCAGCGTGACGAAAGCCTGATGGAGTTTCTTGAGACAGACCAGGTTGATCGTCTTGAACGCCTGCTCGAAGAACAGGCTGAGGCAAGTGTGGATATCTCTCAGATCAAAACAGAGCAGGATGCACTCAAAAAGGCGATGAAGTCGGCTGATAAAGACACCAAAGCTGAGCTTCAAATCAAAGTACGGGAGCTCGATGAAAAAATTCAGGCCCGCAAGGATCAGAAGCAGGAATCTCGCGAGTCAATTCGCCGCCCGATTGACCCGTATGAAGCGTTTATCACTGGCGCAGAACTCCGCCATCGCATGAGTATTAAAAATGCGACTGATGAAGAAGCAGGGCTTTTCATTTCTGCATTAATCCGCTTTGCAGCCGAACCACGTTTTGGGGGGCATGCGAATCATAACTGCGGTCTGGTTGAGGCTCACTGGACAGTAACGACCTGGAAGCCGGGTGAACTGGTACCAGTTACACTTGGAGAAATCGTCATCACACCGAATGGTGTTGAGATTACCGGGGACGAGTTGTTTGCTATGGTAAAGGCATTCAATGAAAATCAATCTTTTGATTTCACTGCTCGCTAA
- the umuD gene encoding translesion error-prone DNA polymerase V autoproteolytic subunit gives MFLIPMENPEKIAIPLFLERCAAGFPSPAQDYTSSELDLNDYCIRHPSATYFVRAQGNSMQDVGMRDGDLLVVDRSLRPQHRDIVIAEVDGGFTVKQLQTTPRLALLPMNNAYSPIYPDPDELTIFGVVTHWVHRARGNL, from the coding sequence ATGTTCTTAATTCCAATGGAAAATCCTGAGAAAATCGCCATCCCTTTATTTCTCGAGCGGTGTGCAGCTGGCTTCCCCAGCCCTGCCCAGGATTATACTTCCAGTGAGCTAGACCTGAACGATTATTGCATCAGGCATCCATCCGCAACATATTTCGTGCGGGCTCAGGGAAACAGCATGCAGGATGTCGGTATGCGTGATGGAGATTTGCTGGTGGTGGACCGTTCTCTTCGTCCTCAACATCGCGATATCGTGATCGCCGAAGTGGACGGCGGCTTCACTGTTAAACAGCTCCAGACCACTCCCAGACTGGCCCTGTTGCCTATGAACAATGCTTATTCCCCAATTTACCCAGACCCCGATGAACTGACAATTTTTGGCGTGGTGACTCATTGGGTTCATCGTGCCCGGGGGAATCTGTAA
- the umuC gene encoding translesion error-prone DNA polymerase V subunit UmuC: MYALADVNSFYCSVEKCFRPDLRDKPVVVLSNNDGCVIARCKLAKKFGIPMGLPWFKLREQRFPEPVIAFSSNYELYASMSARVHFCLEELSSRVEEYSIDESFIWAGGIDNCMTFEEYGHQLRDHVFRCTGLTIGVGLAPTKTLAKACQYSSKTWPQFGGVLALTAGQRNRIDKMLSLMPVEEVWGVGGRTTSKLHAMGITTALELARTNPAFIRRNFTVVLERTVRELRGESCIDLEDAPPPKQQIICSRSFGQRITTYESMRQAICQYAERAAEKLRQERQYCGQVSVFIKTSPFSKHEPYYSKVSSEQLCIPSRDTRDIIAAAGRALDKIWKEGHNYAKAGVMLNDFRPCGVTQLSLFDEGRSYANSDALMNVLDTINNSGKGKVWFAGRGIAPAWSMKRDMLSPAYTTRWDSIPIATL, encoded by the coding sequence ATGTATGCTCTGGCGGATGTGAACAGTTTCTATTGCAGTGTTGAGAAATGCTTCAGACCCGATTTACGCGATAAACCAGTGGTCGTCCTGTCTAACAACGACGGCTGCGTTATAGCTCGTTGTAAACTTGCCAAAAAATTCGGCATTCCAATGGGTTTACCCTGGTTTAAGTTGCGTGAGCAGCGTTTCCCGGAGCCCGTGATTGCCTTCTCCAGTAACTACGAGCTGTATGCCAGCATGAGCGCCAGAGTACATTTCTGCCTGGAGGAATTATCATCCCGTGTCGAAGAGTATTCCATCGATGAGTCGTTTATTTGGGCTGGTGGGATTGATAACTGCATGACGTTTGAGGAATACGGACATCAGCTAAGGGATCATGTTTTCCGCTGCACTGGACTGACGATAGGGGTAGGCCTGGCCCCTACAAAAACCCTTGCTAAAGCCTGCCAGTATTCCAGTAAGACCTGGCCCCAGTTCGGAGGGGTACTCGCACTGACTGCAGGCCAGCGTAATCGGATAGATAAGATGCTTTCTCTGATGCCGGTAGAGGAGGTGTGGGGGGTTGGTGGACGAACCACAAGTAAGCTTCATGCAATGGGCATAACCACTGCGCTGGAGCTGGCTCGTACTAACCCTGCATTCATAAGACGAAACTTCACCGTAGTTCTTGAACGAACAGTGAGGGAACTACGGGGGGAAAGTTGTATCGACCTGGAGGATGCCCCGCCACCAAAACAACAGATCATATGCAGCAGGAGCTTTGGGCAGCGTATAACAACGTATGAATCCATGCGGCAGGCAATTTGCCAGTATGCTGAACGTGCTGCGGAAAAATTGCGCCAGGAACGTCAATACTGCGGTCAGGTATCAGTTTTCATAAAAACCTCGCCTTTTTCAAAACATGAACCCTATTACAGCAAAGTCTCCAGCGAACAGCTCTGCATTCCATCACGTGATACGCGGGACATTATCGCGGCGGCTGGCCGGGCTCTGGATAAAATCTGGAAAGAAGGACATAACTATGCAAAGGCGGGAGTCATGCTCAACGATTTCCGTCCCTGCGGAGTTACCCAGCTATCGTTATTTGATGAAGGGAGGTCGTATGCAAACAGTGACGCGCTCATGAACGTACTGGATACGATAAACAACTCAGGCAAAGGCAAAGTATGGTTTGCCGGTCGTGGCATCGCACCGGCGTGGTCAATGAAGAGAGATATGCTCTCTCCAGCCTACACAACGAGGTGGGACTCGATACCGATCGCTACACTCTGA
- the parS gene encoding type II RES/Xre toxin-antitoxin system antitoxin: MKTFSLSSTPARPQRLWQVAGLNNADGVALLGQINEGLDGKVANRITDWARITQNDLRKMSGIPSTTFSRSVKARFNPEQSERLVRIIRVIDRAVDLFEGDKEAAQKWLNEPNRALSWKVPADLMASETGAYEVIKLITRLEHGVYS, from the coding sequence ATGAAAACTTTTAGTTTGTCCTCAACTCCAGCCAGACCACAGCGCCTCTGGCAGGTTGCCGGGTTAAATAATGCTGATGGTGTAGCGCTCCTGGGCCAAATCAATGAAGGCCTGGACGGGAAGGTGGCGAACCGGATCACTGACTGGGCCAGAATAACCCAGAATGACCTGAGAAAAATGTCCGGTATCCCGTCGACCACTTTTAGCCGCAGTGTGAAGGCACGTTTTAACCCGGAACAAAGTGAACGTCTGGTACGGATTATCCGCGTCATTGATCGGGCGGTAGATTTGTTTGAAGGCGACAAGGAAGCCGCACAGAAGTGGTTGAACGAACCTAACCGGGCATTGAGCTGGAAAGTGCCAGCAGACCTGATGGCATCCGAGACGGGAGCGTATGAGGTCATTAAGCTGATTACGCGTCTGGAGCATGGGGTGTACTCGTGA
- a CDS encoding RES family NAD+ phosphorylase encodes MILYRLTKTKYLSTAWTGYGAKEAGGRWNSVGVSMVYVSETASLTMLETLVHLHAAQIMDSFTLLSIDVPDELIQSANMDELPGNWADEDAPQELADYGDAWSFTRSSVALRVPSALSPVEFNYLLNPEHPEFYGIVQKAQQIPFRFDSRLKPDRK; translated from the coding sequence GTGATCCTCTACAGGCTGACGAAAACAAAGTATCTTTCTACGGCCTGGACCGGATATGGTGCGAAAGAGGCTGGTGGGCGCTGGAATAGCGTGGGGGTGTCAATGGTATATGTCTCCGAAACGGCATCACTAACGATGCTGGAGACGCTGGTACACCTGCATGCGGCACAGATAATGGACTCTTTCACTCTACTGAGTATCGATGTGCCTGATGAACTGATCCAAAGCGCAAACATGGATGAATTACCGGGCAACTGGGCTGATGAGGATGCGCCTCAGGAACTGGCTGATTACGGAGATGCCTGGTCATTTACCAGGAGCTCGGTTGCACTGCGTGTTCCCTCAGCCTTATCGCCGGTAGAGTTCAATTATCTGTTAAATCCTGAGCACCCTGAGTTTTACGGGATTGTGCAGAAGGCTCAACAGATACCGTTCCGGTTTGATAGTCGTCTTAAACCTGACAGGAAGTGA
- a CDS encoding Hok/Gef family protein codes for MVCLTLLIFTCLTRNRLCEVRLKDGNREVAASLAYESNGK; via the coding sequence ATCGTGTGTTTAACGCTCTTGATATTCACATGCCTGACCCGGAACCGCTTATGCGAAGTCCGGCTAAAGGACGGGAACAGGGAGGTCGCGGCAAGCCTGGCTTACGAATCCAACGGTAAGTAG
- a CDS encoding Hok/Gef family protein translates to MKTQNTPATHSDILFTHIVNTLVDLAKHEGTLMTFEGLLRNGIGVDEEMMDSMLGVSQDSAAQCVVQLRDCGAITSPAVYEMVKHVEQLAMRLAPDWWKQIVPWSVQPLRYYQEEAMAKRERFIVRHRERQYPFLVYVTGQVEYPEDDPLYGTYVTEGTFLVGKAKTIHDALECAKEAFTRGEWIVQDEEWRDEFIDHLTGRDQGPVSFSERTIEIRDRGDRLVLTGNARTLEWHRHVTSPDEIEKIKAQQKDLYQKASYESGWDNYETARQLRRQAEQLSLGFVEECWRNHPEVIQAVEKFEYPVFIDEEMSLFNADQDAGID, encoded by the coding sequence ATGAAAACTCAAAACACACCAGCCACTCACAGCGACATTCTTTTTACCCATATAGTGAATACGCTGGTGGACCTTGCTAAACATGAAGGCACTCTAATGACGTTTGAAGGCCTTCTGCGGAACGGTATCGGGGTAGATGAAGAGATGATGGATAGCATGCTGGGGGTGAGTCAGGACTCAGCTGCTCAGTGCGTGGTTCAGCTAAGGGATTGTGGTGCCATAACGAGCCCTGCGGTATATGAAATGGTTAAACACGTTGAGCAACTGGCCATGCGTTTAGCCCCAGACTGGTGGAAGCAAATCGTGCCATGGTCGGTTCAGCCACTGCGGTACTACCAGGAAGAGGCTATGGCAAAACGCGAACGATTTATTGTCCGTCACAGGGAACGGCAGTACCCCTTCCTCGTATACGTAACTGGTCAGGTAGAGTATCCGGAAGATGACCCGCTGTATGGCACGTACGTTACAGAAGGTACGTTCCTGGTAGGTAAAGCGAAAACCATACATGATGCCCTTGAGTGCGCAAAAGAAGCTTTTACGCGGGGTGAATGGATTGTCCAGGATGAAGAATGGCGGGATGAGTTCATTGACCACCTGACAGGACGTGACCAGGGGCCGGTGAGTTTTTCCGAAAGGACTATAGAGATCCGCGATAGGGGGGACAGGCTGGTGTTAACAGGCAATGCCCGCACACTGGAGTGGCACCGCCATGTAACCAGCCCTGATGAGATCGAAAAGATAAAAGCACAGCAAAAAGACCTCTATCAGAAAGCAAGCTATGAGAGTGGCTGGGACAACTACGAGACTGCACGACAGCTGCGGCGGCAAGCTGAACAGTTATCTCTCGGTTTTGTTGAAGAATGCTGGCGTAACCATCCGGAAGTAATTCAGGCGGTAGAGAAGTTCGAGTATCCGGTGTTTATAGATGAGGAGATGTCTCTTTTTAATGCAGATCAGGATGCTGGTATTGACTGA
- a CDS encoding phosphonate ABC transporter substrate-binding protein produces MSRFLKGVGLGMAGIVLLLCGLIALYYFESKAALRADIKACPTVTAGQATDAVIQDILVNRERVFSKPQLERRDIVIEERNVQIGYTGTLVPFRITGVSDRRFFGMSGCASLDSVEYATEFLTQQ; encoded by the coding sequence ATGTCCAGGTTCCTGAAGGGTGTTGGTTTGGGTATGGCGGGCATTGTGTTGCTGCTGTGCGGACTTATCGCGCTGTATTATTTTGAGTCGAAAGCAGCGCTCAGAGCTGATATCAAGGCCTGTCCCACGGTTACAGCTGGTCAGGCAACCGATGCCGTCATTCAGGACATACTCGTGAACAGAGAGCGCGTTTTCTCTAAGCCGCAGCTGGAGCGTCGGGACATAGTGATAGAAGAAAGGAACGTCCAGATAGGCTATACAGGAACCCTTGTCCCTTTCAGGATCACCGGTGTCAGCGATCGCCGTTTTTTTGGCATGTCGGGATGTGCTTCTCTCGACTCCGTTGAATATGCCACAGAGTTTTTGACCCAGCAGTAG
- a CDS encoding hydrogenase expression/formation protein HypD, translating to MKVNIKDAPPRSETIIRNIIYAVRATAIMTEYYLRSFPVVFFYVLVGFALAFDSTGVPLATLLQQGMLTNILTCSVMGNLLWLGVNLALRGDSVFKNL from the coding sequence ATGAAGGTAAATATAAAGGATGCCCCACCCAGGTCAGAAACCATAATCCGCAACATTATTTACGCTGTAAGAGCAACGGCGATAATGACGGAATATTATCTGCGCTCATTCCCGGTCGTGTTTTTTTATGTGCTGGTGGGATTTGCATTAGCATTTGATTCCACGGGTGTCCCTTTGGCTACCCTGCTGCAACAAGGAATGTTAACTAACATTCTGACCTGTTCGGTTATGGGTAACCTCCTCTGGCTGGGTGTTAACCTGGCATTAAGAGGGGACTCCGTTTTCAAAAACCTGTGA